Proteins co-encoded in one Candidatus Hydrogenedentota bacterium genomic window:
- the menH gene encoding 2-succinyl-6-hydroxy-2,4-cyclohexadiene-1-carboxylate synthase, producing MQLTHSIHGGQRAPLVVFLHGFLGSRADWREATETLRGAYRCLAVDLPGHGGSVGGGDDDYTMQAAATAVIDLIDTCDAASFSLVGYSMGGRLALYLASIYAMRIDAMVIESASPGLRSQAERGERRAADERWAAMLEDRGMAAFLDAWYEQPLFASLAARPELLAHIKAGRMRNDPRELARALHGMSVGNQPPMWDEWQGNHIPSLVVAGESDSKYCAVAREMVGACGAAKIAIVSGAGHNVHEEAPDEYNDLIYAFLKAALK from the coding sequence ATGCAACTCACCCATTCTATCCATGGCGGCCAACGCGCACCGCTCGTCGTGTTTCTCCACGGGTTCCTTGGTTCGCGCGCTGACTGGCGCGAGGCGACGGAAACTCTTCGAGGGGCGTATCGATGTCTCGCGGTCGACTTGCCGGGGCATGGCGGGTCCGTCGGCGGTGGCGACGATGACTACACAATGCAGGCCGCCGCGACTGCGGTGATCGATTTGATCGATACATGCGATGCCGCATCGTTTTCCCTCGTTGGTTATTCGATGGGCGGGCGTTTGGCGCTGTATCTTGCGTCGATCTATGCGATGCGAATCGATGCGATGGTTATCGAGTCGGCCTCGCCGGGACTGCGTTCGCAGGCCGAGCGCGGCGAGCGGCGCGCCGCGGACGAGCGTTGGGCGGCTATGCTCGAAGACCGGGGAATGGCCGCCTTTCTCGATGCGTGGTACGAGCAACCGTTATTTGCATCGTTGGCGGCGAGGCCGGAGTTGCTGGCGCACATTAAGGCCGGCCGCATGCGTAACGACCCGCGCGAATTGGCGCGCGCGCTGCACGGCATGAGCGTTGGCAATCAACCGCCGATGTGGGACGAGTGGCAAGGCAACCATATCCCTTCGCTTGTCGTGGCGGGCGAGTCGGACTCCAAGTACTGCGCCGTTGCGCGGGAGATGGTAGGGGCGTGCGGTGCAGCGAAAATCGCGATTGTCTCCGGAGCGGGACACAACGTGCACGAAGAAGCGCCGGACGAATATAATGACCTTATCTACGCGTTTCTGAAGGCCGCTCTGAAGTAG
- a CDS encoding PQQ-like beta-propeller repeat protein — translation MRTYLLVAFAVCAMADPLPAPFESLGKPVLKAGVMGVLVGPGPTDGSERIYVNFRQDGGKLFLVAIDPDTGASEQFKSPVGTGAWGFIVGPDNKIYLGTHEGPDASDNGQLLVFDPRQPDKQIEIVGRPSETETYLWQFCIGPDEKLYGCTYPNAKLVSYDPKSGAMEDLGRMDDEMMYSRSVAAGPDGKIYVAIGYGKANLVVYDPKTRGHKSILPDAYRGDPAQIQTSVSKGADGNVYVSATKMEVVNGDPENGEIKRAVSVTLKVQPDGTLTEEPNVPAMAANLTLKDGRVVSNVTLNGAYDLTLPDGSVAHKTFKYAGDGAGLFQVANGPPGRIYGGTFMPLEMFWYEPATGALENPGNPTDVGGEIYSFLDHHGVLYLCAYPGSFLSKYDPTKPWNYGPEAANNPRAFGRLGPGHLRPRAMVHGPNDWIYIGSFPEYGRLGGALGVWDPVQDKLVENYHPLIADQSIAALAYDATSGMLFGGTSIHGGGGTTPTQTEAKFFVFDPQQKKLVGEMVPYEKSEYIRAIAIVGRRVYGIANGDDLFAYDIDKNEIVHKSSLGVGSVLDVSLGLWKDGLLYGVANREIFRLDPETFATTVLAEYPNSIRCGFAIDDRGIYFGDKAELIRYNWK, via the coding sequence ATGAGAACCTATCTGCTGGTGGCGTTCGCCGTTTGCGCGATGGCGGATCCGCTCCCCGCGCCGTTCGAGTCGCTCGGTAAACCCGTGTTGAAAGCGGGCGTCATGGGCGTACTCGTTGGCCCGGGCCCGACGGACGGATCGGAGCGCATTTACGTCAATTTTCGCCAGGACGGCGGCAAGCTGTTTCTCGTCGCGATCGATCCCGATACCGGCGCGTCCGAACAGTTCAAATCCCCGGTGGGCACGGGCGCCTGGGGGTTCATCGTCGGGCCGGACAACAAGATTTACCTCGGCACGCACGAAGGTCCCGATGCGTCGGATAACGGACAGTTGCTTGTATTCGACCCGAGACAACCTGACAAGCAGATCGAGATTGTAGGCAGGCCCTCGGAAACGGAAACCTACCTTTGGCAGTTCTGTATCGGTCCCGACGAGAAGCTATACGGCTGCACGTATCCGAACGCCAAGCTCGTATCGTACGACCCGAAGTCCGGCGCGATGGAAGACCTCGGCCGCATGGACGACGAGATGATGTACTCGCGCAGCGTCGCCGCGGGTCCGGACGGAAAGATTTACGTCGCCATCGGCTACGGCAAGGCAAACCTGGTTGTCTACGATCCGAAGACGCGCGGGCACAAGTCAATTCTGCCTGACGCGTACCGTGGCGACCCGGCGCAAATTCAGACGTCCGTCTCGAAAGGCGCTGACGGAAACGTGTACGTTTCCGCGACGAAAATGGAAGTGGTTAACGGCGATCCCGAAAACGGCGAGATTAAGCGCGCCGTTTCCGTAACACTCAAGGTGCAGCCGGATGGAACGCTGACCGAAGAGCCGAACGTCCCGGCGATGGCGGCCAATCTGACGCTGAAGGATGGCCGCGTCGTTTCCAACGTCACGCTGAACGGCGCCTACGACCTGACATTGCCCGACGGCAGCGTCGCGCATAAGACGTTTAAGTACGCAGGCGACGGCGCGGGGTTGTTCCAAGTTGCGAATGGCCCGCCCGGACGAATCTACGGCGGAACATTCATGCCACTCGAGATGTTTTGGTACGAACCTGCGACGGGCGCGCTCGAAAACCCCGGCAACCCAACGGACGTCGGCGGCGAGATTTATTCGTTCCTCGACCACCACGGCGTTCTGTACTTGTGCGCGTATCCCGGCTCGTTCTTGTCGAAGTACGATCCAACGAAACCGTGGAACTACGGACCGGAAGCGGCGAACAATCCGCGGGCGTTTGGCAGACTCGGGCCCGGGCATCTGCGCCCGCGCGCGATGGTGCACGGCCCGAACGACTGGATTTACATCGGAAGCTTTCCGGAATACGGCCGGCTCGGTGGCGCGCTCGGCGTGTGGGACCCGGTGCAAGATAAGTTGGTCGAGAATTACCATCCGCTCATCGCGGACCAGTCCATCGCGGCGCTTGCCTACGATGCAACGAGCGGGATGCTCTTCGGCGGCACGAGTATTCACGGCGGCGGCGGAACGACGCCCACGCAAACTGAAGCGAAATTCTTCGTCTTCGATCCACAGCAGAAGAAGCTCGTTGGGGAAATGGTCCCCTATGAAAAATCCGAGTACATTCGCGCAATCGCGATTGTCGGTCGTCGCGTCTACGGAATCGCAAACGGCGACGATCTCTTCGCATACGACATCGACAAAAATGAGATCGTGCACAAGTCGAGCCTTGGTGTTGGGTCAGTGCTCGACGTGTCGCTTGGGCTTTGGAAAGATGGACTGCTCTACGGCGTCGCGAACAGGGAAATCTTCCGCCTCGATCCCGAAACGTTCGCCACAACTGTCCTGGCCGAATATCCCAATTCCATCCGCTGCGGATTCGCCATCGACGATCGTGGAA
- a CDS encoding 1,4-dihydroxy-2-naphthoate polyprenyltransferase, with translation MSSMLNTWLMAARPKTLPAAVAPVVIGTAIAYHDLGRVHWPSFACALIGAILIQIGTNFANDYFDFVKGTDTAERIGPTRATQAGLVTPGTMRVAYMAAFAFALIPGAYIIYRGGWPYLAVGVVSILCGILYTGGPFPLGYLGLGDVFVLIFFGPVAVCGTYYLHALELSMPVFVASVAPGLISTALLTVNNLRDIEQDRLGGKRTLAVRFGRRFARWEYSACVAVACFFIPAYFALITRDYWFLLVCVACAVVARGPLAAVQASTDGPTLNNALAATGKLLLVFSAAFSLCWVL, from the coding sequence ATGAGTTCAATGCTAAATACTTGGCTAATGGCCGCGCGGCCGAAGACCTTGCCGGCGGCGGTGGCGCCGGTGGTCATTGGAACGGCGATCGCGTACCACGATCTCGGGCGTGTGCATTGGCCGTCGTTTGCGTGCGCTTTGATCGGCGCGATACTCATTCAGATCGGGACCAACTTCGCCAACGACTACTTCGATTTCGTCAAGGGCACCGACACCGCCGAACGCATCGGCCCGACGCGCGCGACGCAGGCGGGCCTGGTCACGCCCGGTACCATGCGCGTCGCCTATATGGCGGCGTTCGCGTTCGCGTTGATCCCTGGCGCATACATCATCTATCGCGGCGGGTGGCCATATCTCGCGGTAGGAGTTGTGTCGATTCTATGCGGAATTCTCTATACGGGTGGACCATTTCCGCTCGGCTATTTGGGACTCGGTGATGTCTTCGTCTTGATCTTCTTTGGTCCGGTGGCCGTATGCGGCACGTATTACCTTCACGCACTGGAACTATCGATGCCGGTTTTTGTAGCGAGCGTAGCGCCGGGACTCATCTCCACGGCACTGTTGACCGTCAATAACCTGCGGGACATCGAACAAGACCGTTTGGGGGGCAAGAGGACACTGGCGGTGAGGTTTGGCAGGAGGTTTGCCCGGTGGGAGTACTCGGCCTGCGTTGCGGTCGCCTGCTTTTTCATCCCGGCATACTTTGCGCTTATCACGCGTGACTATTGGTTCCTGCTGGTCTGCGTTGCGTGCGCGGTCGTCGCGCGCGGTCCGCTGGCAGCCGTGCAGGCCTCGACCGACGGGCCCACGCTCAACAACGCGCTCGCAGCGACGGGCAAATTGCTCCTTGTTTTCAGCGCCGCATTCTCGCTCTGTTGGGTGCTATGA
- the menE gene encoding o-succinylbenzoate--CoA ligase, translated as MIESSWPLTKAALRYGDLPAIIGDQKSYSYRQYDELARHLSAALGTAGIGRGDRIGILALPSTRIPALLMGCFQRGVIACLLNTRIPRHGLAEQLHRISGMALLVDEFFSMVRLGHMPTLRIEDLKKVDLAGEGVPSAFRLDQAATILFTSGSSDEPKAALHTLANHCYNAVASNLNIAVSPGDRWLLSLPLYHVSGLSILFRCIFGGAAVVVPESGESLEYNINHFKVTHVSLVATQLFRLLQSKNGLAALLRLKAILLGGSAISASLLRQAHELGLPVHTTYGLTEMASQVTTTPPGASLETLLTSGAPLRPDSVMIGEDGEILVRGSTLFRGYIDPGGISLPVNAKGWFATGDLGRFDEHGNLNVIGRKDNMIISGGENVQPEEIEKCLCKLPGVLQCVVVPVEDAEFGARLVAFVKKDEKYHVLQSAMQMHLARQLPKYKIPFTFLNWPDEADTNMKVNRSLLSGIAKKTTGTNP; from the coding sequence ATGATTGAATCGTCGTGGCCGTTGACGAAGGCGGCCCTGCGCTACGGCGATCTCCCCGCGATCATCGGCGATCAAAAATCCTATTCGTACCGCCAATACGACGAACTCGCGCGCCATCTCTCGGCTGCCCTGGGTACGGCGGGCATCGGCCGCGGCGATCGCATCGGCATCCTTGCGCTCCCGAGCACGCGCATTCCGGCGTTGCTCATGGGCTGTTTTCAGCGTGGCGTCATTGCGTGCCTCTTGAACACCCGCATCCCGCGCCACGGTCTCGCGGAACAACTGCACCGCATCAGCGGCATGGCGCTGTTGGTGGACGAGTTTTTCTCGATGGTGCGGCTCGGCCACATGCCGACGCTGCGCATTGAAGACCTGAAGAAAGTCGATCTCGCGGGCGAGGGCGTTCCGAGCGCGTTCCGGTTGGACCAGGCGGCGACGATTCTTTTTACGTCCGGCAGTTCGGACGAACCGAAGGCTGCACTGCACACGCTCGCAAACCATTGTTACAACGCCGTCGCGTCGAACCTAAACATCGCGGTGTCGCCCGGCGACCGCTGGCTGTTATCGCTTCCGCTGTACCACGTCTCGGGATTGAGCATCCTTTTTCGTTGCATCTTCGGCGGGGCGGCGGTGGTTGTGCCCGAGAGCGGCGAATCGCTCGAATACAACATCAACCACTTCAAGGTTACGCACGTCTCGCTCGTGGCGACGCAACTGTTCCGCCTGCTGCAAAGCAAGAACGGACTCGCCGCGTTGTTGCGATTGAAGGCAATCCTCCTCGGTGGAAGCGCAATCTCCGCGTCGCTGCTTCGACAGGCGCACGAATTGGGTTTGCCCGTCCACACAACCTATGGGCTTACGGAAATGGCGTCACAGGTGACGACGACGCCGCCGGGGGCGTCGCTCGAAACGCTGCTTACGTCGGGCGCGCCGCTACGGCCCGATTCGGTCATGATTGGCGAAGACGGCGAGATTCTCGTGCGCGGCAGCACGTTGTTCCGCGGATACATCGATCCGGGCGGCATCTCGCTGCCCGTGAACGCCAAGGGCTGGTTCGCTACCGGCGACCTCGGCCGATTCGACGAACACGGAAACCTCAACGTAATCGGCCGCAAAGACAACATGATCATTTCCGGCGGCGAGAACGTTCAACCGGAAGAGATCGAGAAATGCCTGTGCAAGTTGCCCGGCGTTTTGCAGTGCGTCGTCGTTCCGGTTGAAGATGCGGAGTTCGGCGCGCGGCTTGTGGCATTTGTGAAGAAGGACGAGAAGTACCACGTGCTGCAGTCCGCCATGCAGATGCATCTCGCGCGGCAACTGCCAAAGTACAAAATCCCGTTCACGTTCCTGAACTGGCCGGACGAAGCGGACACGAACATGAAGGTGAACCGCAGTCTGCTGTCCGGCATTGCGAAGAAGACGACGGGAACGAATCCGTAG
- the menC gene encoding o-succinylbenzoate synthase has translation MKLAGANFYRYSLPCAHPLELRGATIDRRTGIVVAIHGDGAAVGYGEIAPLPQFSVETLDEALASARRCIQFLERRAGASPATRAALRDREPFPPSVRFGIECALWNLAAQSNAKSPADLLAESPATRVPVNALITTSGAAAADAAESAAHNGYTAIKLKVGRVAIESDLESVRGIRRAIGEGVEIRLDANRSWSFDDALEFARRVADCEIAYIEEPIDEPHRLDEFAARSPIPIAVDETLQDAGWARLHEWRQAEFLDPFAHVPADADPLLRAILAARAWVVKPTLVGMPLTYLAHLLTKQRRIDADLVISSSFESGLGLVALANLAACAGDGALPAGLDTAAWFGGDVLDAPLPIVSGAIDLAGANAIAARFSPDGLEEVAND, from the coding sequence ATGAAGCTAGCGGGCGCAAACTTTTATCGGTACTCGCTGCCATGCGCGCACCCGCTCGAGCTGCGCGGAGCGACAATTGACCGCAGAACCGGAATCGTCGTCGCGATTCATGGCGATGGAGCGGCCGTGGGCTACGGCGAAATCGCGCCACTGCCGCAGTTTAGCGTCGAAACACTTGACGAAGCGCTGGCGTCGGCGCGCCGCTGCATCCAGTTTCTGGAGCGACGGGCTGGTGCTTCGCCAGCGACGCGCGCGGCGCTGCGGGACCGCGAGCCGTTTCCGCCGTCTGTTCGATTTGGGATTGAATGCGCGCTATGGAATCTTGCCGCGCAGTCGAATGCGAAGTCGCCCGCGGATCTGTTAGCGGAGTCTCCAGCAACGCGGGTGCCAGTCAACGCGTTGATCACGACGTCCGGGGCTGCCGCCGCGGACGCCGCCGAGTCCGCGGCGCACAACGGTTATACAGCAATCAAATTAAAGGTCGGCCGCGTGGCGATAGAATCGGACCTCGAATCGGTTCGCGGGATACGCCGCGCGATTGGTGAAGGCGTCGAAATTCGGCTCGATGCCAACCGTAGCTGGAGTTTCGATGACGCGCTGGAGTTTGCGCGGCGAGTTGCAGACTGCGAAATCGCGTACATCGAGGAGCCGATCGACGAGCCGCACCGGTTGGACGAATTTGCGGCGCGGTCGCCGATACCCATTGCGGTCGACGAGACCTTGCAGGACGCGGGTTGGGCCCGCTTGCACGAATGGCGGCAGGCCGAGTTTCTCGATCCGTTCGCGCACGTCCCCGCGGACGCAGACCCGCTCTTGCGCGCAATCCTCGCGGCGCGCGCGTGGGTGGTAAAGCCGACGCTCGTGGGCATGCCGCTCACCTATCTAGCGCACCTGCTCACGAAGCAGCGCCGGATTGACGCCGATCTGGTCATCAGTTCATCATTTGAGTCCGGTCTAGGTCTGGTTGCGCTCGCGAACCTTGCCGCGTGCGCGGGCGACGGGGCGTTGCCCGCGGGCTTGGACACGGCGGCGTGGTTCGGCGGCGATGTGCTGGACGCGCCGTTGCCGATTGTGAGCGGCGCGATTGACCTTGCCGGGGCCAATGCGATCGCGGCCCGGTTTTCGCCGGACGGTTTGGAGGAAGTAGCGAATGATTGA
- a CDS encoding nucleoside permease, protein MNATVRVQLSVMMFIEFFVWGVWFVTMGTYLGELKFSGQAIGSAYSTTNWGAIVAPFIVGMIADKFFSAERVLGVLHLAGAGIMWYLSTVKDPTVFFFVALAYALCYMPTISLVNAISFEQMKDPSKEFPSVRVLGTLGWIVAGLLVGWMGVENTAIPLQMAAGSSLLMGLYSFSLPHTPPKSRGKKVTVSDVLGLEALGLMKERSFAVFVVCSLLICIPLAFYYNFTNMFLNAHEVSNAAGKQTMGQMSEVFFMLVMPFFFIRLGVKKMLLIGMVAWAIRYFFFAYGNPTSGMWMWYVGIILHGICYDFFFVTGQLYVDKKAPDTVRASAQGFIGVVTYGAGMVIGSNISGRIVDIYKLTEPVGKVEHNWEGIWLVPGIMAVVITILFALVFRDNGPQKAEDAAA, encoded by the coding sequence ATGAACGCGACCGTACGTGTGCAACTGTCCGTAATGATGTTCATCGAATTCTTCGTGTGGGGCGTCTGGTTCGTCACGATGGGCACCTACCTCGGCGAACTGAAGTTCAGCGGTCAGGCCATCGGCAGCGCATACAGCACAACGAACTGGGGGGCAATTGTCGCGCCGTTTATTGTGGGCATGATTGCGGATAAGTTCTTCTCCGCGGAGCGCGTCCTCGGAGTCCTCCATCTCGCCGGCGCGGGTATCATGTGGTACCTCTCCACGGTGAAAGACCCAACGGTGTTTTTCTTTGTCGCGCTTGCTTATGCTTTGTGTTACATGCCTACAATCTCGCTGGTCAATGCGATCTCGTTCGAGCAGATGAAAGACCCGTCGAAAGAGTTTCCGTCGGTGCGTGTGTTGGGTACGCTCGGTTGGATTGTGGCGGGACTTCTCGTTGGCTGGATGGGAGTCGAGAACACGGCGATTCCGCTCCAGATGGCCGCAGGCTCTTCGCTGCTCATGGGACTGTACAGCTTTTCGCTGCCCCATACGCCGCCCAAGTCACGCGGTAAGAAGGTAACCGTGAGCGACGTGCTCGGACTCGAAGCGCTGGGACTGATGAAAGAGCGCTCCTTTGCAGTGTTCGTCGTCTGTTCGCTGCTCATTTGCATTCCCCTCGCGTTCTACTACAACTTCACGAACATGTTTCTCAACGCGCATGAAGTCTCGAACGCAGCCGGCAAACAGACCATGGGGCAGATGTCCGAAGTCTTCTTCATGCTGGTAATGCCCTTCTTCTTCATTCGATTGGGCGTGAAGAAGATGCTGCTGATCGGCATGGTGGCGTGGGCAATACGCTACTTCTTTTTCGCCTACGGCAACCCGACCTCGGGAATGTGGATGTGGTACGTCGGCATTATCCTCCACGGCATTTGCTACGACTTCTTTTTCGTCACCGGCCAGCTCTACGTCGACAAGAAGGCGCCGGACACCGTGCGCGCAAGCGCGCAGGGTTTCATCGGTGTTGTCACGTACGGCGCGGGCATGGTCATTGGTTCGAACATCAGCGGCCGCATAGTGGACATCTATAAGCTGACGGAGCCGGTGGGCAAAGTCGAGCACAACTGGGAAGGCATCTGGCTAGTTCCCGGCATCATGGCTGTCGTAATTACGATTCTGTTTGCATTGGTGTTTCGCGACAACGGTCCGCAGAAAGCCGAAGACGCCGCGGCGTGA
- the menB gene encoding 1,4-dihydroxy-2-naphthoyl-CoA synthase yields the protein MSQKIDWREAGTYTDIKYHKAEGIAKITINRPRVRNAFRPLTVDEMMHALHDARFDEEIGVVILTGEGEKAFCSGGDQKIRGDAGYKDDEKNTMRLNVLDFQRQIRTCPKPVIAMVAGYAIGGGHILHLVCDLTIAADNAVFGQTGPKVGSFDGGFGASYMARIVGQKKAREIWYLCRQYNAQQALDMGLVNTVVPYARLEEETVQWCREILANSPIAIRCLKAALNADCDGQTGLQELAGNATMLFYMTEEGQEGRNAYNEKRKPDFKKFKRFP from the coding sequence ATGTCTCAGAAAATCGACTGGCGCGAGGCCGGCACCTACACGGATATCAAATATCACAAGGCCGAGGGCATCGCGAAAATCACTATCAACCGGCCGCGGGTGCGCAATGCGTTTCGTCCGCTGACAGTCGACGAGATGATGCACGCGCTGCACGACGCGCGCTTCGACGAGGAGATCGGGGTCGTCATCCTGACCGGCGAAGGCGAGAAGGCGTTTTGCAGCGGCGGCGACCAGAAGATTCGCGGCGACGCGGGGTACAAAGACGACGAGAAGAACACGATGCGACTGAACGTGCTGGATTTCCAGCGGCAGATTCGCACGTGTCCGAAACCGGTGATCGCGATGGTCGCGGGCTACGCGATTGGCGGCGGACATATTCTGCATCTTGTGTGCGATTTGACGATTGCGGCGGACAATGCCGTGTTTGGGCAGACCGGACCGAAGGTGGGGTCGTTTGACGGCGGGTTCGGCGCAAGTTATATGGCGCGCATCGTGGGCCAGAAGAAGGCGCGCGAGATTTGGTACCTGTGCCGGCAATACAACGCGCAACAGGCGCTCGATATGGGACTCGTGAACACTGTCGTGCCGTACGCGCGGCTCGAAGAAGAAACGGTGCAGTGGTGCCGGGAGATATTGGCGAATTCGCCGATCGCGATTCGTTGCTTGAAGGCCGCGCTCAATGCGGACTGCGATGGGCAAACCGGATTGCAGGAACTCGCGGGCAACGCGACGATGCTTTTTTACATGACCGAAGAAGGGCAGGAAGGCCGCAACGCATACAACGAAAAGCGCAAACCGGACTTCAAGAAGTTCAAGCGGTTTCCCTAG